From Myxococcales bacterium, a single genomic window includes:
- a CDS encoding thrombospondin type 3 repeat-containing protein, with translation MMSFFLPQAGGWKSNVLSAVVLPGSVCYMNKNGAPPLIGPGDLAVATLATPIPFAVLQEYPRVHLGPAKADWDSGKLRDVASNFQPGAFIVGFGGTVNFDSSAGGGTRRFGQIYPELLKDPCPSKLGYQVGLGSLVGHCNDYFEWEAFTNAAVGAVAAPGDSGGPLYVTDSSDDSLVLAGVFSGYYDYDQPTAGGKANPPWPRNVWAPTGDTGDVGSHTFLIAALGGDSEPDGVPDAIDNCPGKYNPDQLDEDGDNIGDACDNCPPSYCVVLVPSPFITCKNPSQQDFDKDGVGDTCDLCPEKKNSGLLAADSDGDQVGDDCDTCPLANAYASCAQNTQCAAANAGFCVLDSAAGGSLLFGRCSRVDDGDGDGIPDTCDACPSFPNTSTKNTNDLAEEREQTLNSSIASLADDCDPVPIVRVPAQKPTVMDVVGHNNLNTSSGDGPDEVVDIPQERWLGRQTPSEAPGSALQEAWGYRACSCFTASGFPLPLRDCVKQNSQCSYLAPMTKPLSWRIPKVTLTNGTPILDGNGVTLLQGDFYRGMAQSMTLSWRWRDDVKSANVSGKGTCGVAVESCAAHVAIFTTTLGQVASPRDGSASLRDVFQIIDAPAIKTYLTLPYAVLPPGCQSIPCLDWYNPKLYLFDPALHDFSEAFATPVLLARSGASVGAVTQATGTHDVTSAISATVAGLIGATNRMWLTPAEPAHRIRRLPRRGGVQAVSFPRDYSPTASIDVVFGSGAGLFTDRRIGDGDFGAAAVTLGGYGPRARSDVRAVLSGVEEAIYMVGGRTQSGLPSQAIWRYTIADRAWQIVAENSALVPSSRVLAVTYDEPNAKLYVLDLDDEPHPGNKTTARFTSYDLRAGTAEQHATWPYTGSYEQLWLAATEDGDVLLFAAKQKTYKVWRLRPKVLSVKYAGNHTGVGTLLGQPVVGERDPVVAVVNGAGTVEYRTLTPADFVGPQPCSAL, from the coding sequence CGAACTTCCAGCCTGGCGCGTTCATCGTCGGTTTTGGCGGCACAGTGAACTTCGACTCGAGCGCGGGCGGCGGGACGCGGCGCTTCGGCCAGATCTACCCCGAGCTCTTGAAGGACCCGTGTCCCTCCAAGCTCGGGTACCAGGTCGGCCTCGGTTCCCTCGTGGGGCACTGCAACGACTACTTCGAATGGGAAGCGTTCACCAACGCCGCGGTCGGCGCTGTCGCCGCCCCCGGCGACTCTGGCGGGCCCTTGTATGTCACGGATTCTTCCGACGACTCGCTCGTGCTCGCGGGTGTGTTCTCTGGTTATTACGACTACGATCAGCCGACGGCCGGCGGCAAAGCCAATCCACCCTGGCCCCGCAACGTATGGGCTCCAACGGGGGATACCGGGGACGTTGGCAGCCACACCTTCCTGATCGCGGCCCTTGGGGGCGACTCCGAACCCGACGGCGTCCCCGACGCCATCGACAACTGCCCGGGCAAGTACAACCCCGACCAACTGGACGAGGACGGCGACAACATCGGAGACGCGTGCGACAACTGTCCACCGAGCTACTGCGTTGTGCTGGTGCCGTCGCCCTTCATCACTTGCAAGAACCCATCACAGCAGGACTTCGACAAGGACGGCGTGGGCGACACCTGCGACCTCTGCCCGGAGAAGAAGAACAGCGGACTGCTTGCTGCGGACTCCGACGGCGATCAGGTTGGCGACGACTGCGACACCTGTCCGCTCGCGAACGCCTACGCTTCGTGCGCGCAGAACACCCAGTGCGCCGCGGCCAACGCAGGCTTCTGCGTTCTCGACTCTGCCGCCGGCGGCTCGTTGCTGTTCGGGCGGTGCAGTCGTGTCGATGATGGCGACGGCGACGGAATCCCTGATACGTGCGATGCCTGTCCGAGCTTCCCCAACACCTCGACCAAGAACACCAACGACCTCGCCGAGGAGCGAGAGCAAACGCTCAACTCGTCGATCGCGAGCCTCGCGGACGACTGCGACCCCGTGCCGATCGTGCGGGTTCCCGCCCAGAAGCCCACCGTCATGGACGTCGTCGGCCACAACAATTTGAACACCAGCAGCGGGGACGGGCCGGACGAGGTAGTGGACATCCCTCAGGAGCGCTGGCTGGGAAGGCAGACGCCGAGCGAGGCGCCCGGGAGCGCCCTTCAGGAGGCGTGGGGATATCGGGCTTGTAGTTGCTTCACAGCGAGCGGCTTTCCTCTACCTCTGAGGGACTGCGTAAAGCAGAACAGCCAATGTTCCTACCTCGCGCCAATGACCAAGCCATTGAGTTGGCGCATTCCAAAAGTCACGCTCACGAACGGCACTCCCATCCTCGACGGCAACGGGGTCACGCTGCTTCAAGGCGACTTCTACCGCGGCATGGCCCAATCGATGACGCTGAGCTGGCGCTGGCGCGACGACGTGAAGAGCGCCAACGTGAGCGGCAAGGGCACCTGTGGCGTTGCGGTCGAGTCGTGCGCGGCTCACGTTGCGATATTCACGACCACGCTGGGGCAAGTCGCGAGCCCGCGCGACGGCAGCGCGTCGCTGCGCGATGTGTTTCAGATCATCGATGCGCCCGCCATCAAGACCTATCTGACGTTGCCCTACGCGGTTCTACCTCCAGGATGCCAGTCCATCCCGTGCCTCGATTGGTACAACCCGAAGCTCTACCTCTTCGATCCCGCGCTGCACGACTTCTCCGAAGCCTTCGCGACGCCGGTGCTGCTCGCGAGGAGCGGCGCCAGCGTCGGTGCAGTCACGCAGGCGACGGGAACACACGACGTGACCAGCGCGATCTCAGCGACCGTGGCCGGCCTGATCGGAGCTACAAACCGAATGTGGCTCACTCCAGCCGAGCCCGCTCACCGAATCAGGCGGCTCCCCCGTCGCGGCGGCGTCCAAGCGGTCTCGTTCCCCCGCGACTACAGCCCCACGGCGAGCATCGACGTCGTATTCGGCAGCGGTGCCGGGCTGTTCACCGACCGGCGCATTGGCGACGGAGACTTCGGGGCTGCGGCGGTGACCCTCGGCGGCTACGGGCCTCGTGCGCGGTCGGACGTCCGAGCCGTGCTGTCCGGCGTCGAGGAGGCGATCTACATGGTGGGCGGCCGCACGCAGAGTGGCCTGCCAAGCCAGGCCATTTGGCGGTACACCATCGCCGATCGCGCCTGGCAAATCGTCGCCGAGAACTCCGCCCTCGTGCCGTCGTCGCGTGTGCTCGCGGTAACTTATGACGAGCCCAACGCGAAGCTGTACGTGCTCGACCTCGACGACGAGCCTCACCCCGGGAACAAGACCACTGCGCGCTTCACGAGCTATGATCTTCGCGCGGGCACCGCGGAGCAGCATGCAACCTGGCCGTACACCGGCAGCTACGAGCAGCTCTGGCTTGCGGCGACGGAGGATGGCGACGTCCTCTTGTTTGCAGCCAAGCAGAAGACCTACAAGGTGTGGCGGCTCCGGCCGAAAGTGCTCAGCGTCAAGTACGCCGGGAACCACACCGGTGTCGGTACTCTGCTTGGTCAGCCCGTCGTGGGCGAACGCGATCCGGTCGTTGCAGTCGTCAACGGCGCGGGCACGGTAGAGTATCGGACCCTCACACCTGCCGACTTCGTTGGCCCGCAGCCGTGCTCCGCACTTTGA